A genomic segment from Holophagales bacterium encodes:
- a CDS encoding ABC transporter ATP-binding protein — MSTPALAFQGISKVYRVYTRPADRLIEAITGRQRHEEVYALRSVSGRLERGEVMGLIGENGSGKSTLLKILAGTTPPTTGEFTVPGRIASILELGASFHPEVTGRQNAVLQAALTGLSRSEIDAALPEIEAFAELGEFFDRTVKTYSSGMSMRLAFAVATAVLPDVVILDEALAVGDARFQKKCIDRIFDLKSSGRTIFFCSHALYYISTFCDHAVWLRDGLVAAEGEAQKVVLEYERFLAAKDGVRESTSAVPDGAGTHAKILSVRLLDRDGLERHEFAPGDAWAAEVDFAVDDPARPVQLHVAVSTPDNIVCFTADSRLDGAGPFSGRDRQRVRVSVPSLPLGKGEFVVFAYVGDETSLALYDARSDLRFRVESPVWRSGLMSVESRWTVEP; from the coding sequence CGGCCGGCAGCGGCACGAGGAGGTCTATGCCCTCCGCAGCGTCTCGGGCCGGCTCGAGCGCGGGGAGGTGATGGGTCTCATCGGGGAGAACGGCTCGGGCAAGAGCACGCTCCTGAAGATCCTCGCCGGGACGACTCCCCCCACGACCGGGGAGTTCACCGTGCCGGGCCGCATCGCGTCGATCCTGGAGCTGGGCGCATCGTTCCACCCGGAGGTGACGGGACGGCAGAACGCGGTGCTGCAGGCGGCCCTGACGGGCCTGTCGCGGTCCGAGATCGACGCCGCCCTTCCCGAGATCGAGGCGTTCGCCGAGCTGGGCGAGTTCTTCGACCGGACGGTGAAGACCTACTCCTCGGGGATGTCGATGCGCCTCGCCTTCGCCGTCGCCACGGCGGTCCTCCCCGACGTCGTGATCCTGGACGAGGCCCTCGCCGTGGGCGACGCGCGGTTCCAGAAGAAGTGCATCGACCGGATCTTCGACCTGAAGAGCTCGGGCCGGACGATCTTCTTCTGCAGCCACGCGCTCTACTACATCTCCACGTTCTGCGACCACGCGGTCTGGCTGCGCGACGGCCTCGTCGCGGCCGAGGGCGAGGCGCAGAAGGTCGTCCTCGAGTACGAGCGGTTCCTGGCCGCCAAGGACGGCGTGCGAGAGAGCACGAGCGCCGTCCCCGACGGCGCCGGGACCCACGCGAAGATCCTCTCCGTGCGGCTCCTCGACCGCGACGGCCTCGAGCGGCACGAGTTCGCGCCGGGCGACGCCTGGGCCGCCGAGGTCGACTTCGCCGTCGACGACCCCGCCCGCCCCGTCCAGCTCCACGTGGCCGTCTCCACGCCCGACAACATCGTCTGCTTCACGGCCGACTCGCGCCTCGACGGCGCAGGCCCGTTCTCGGGCCGGGACCGGCAGCGCGTCCGCGTCTCCGTTCCGTCGCTCCCGCTCGGCAAGGGCGAGTTCGTCGTCTTCGCCTACGTCGGGGACGAGACCTCGCTCGCGCTCTACGACGCCCGCAGCGACCTGCGCTTCCGCGTGGAGTCCCCGGTGTGGCGCAGCGGCCTGATGAGCGTCGAGTCGAGGTGGACCGTCGAGCCCTGA
- a CDS encoding glycosyltransferase family 4 protein, with translation MKVVYVVESLEMSGGVKVIVEHAEELSRRGHDVSIVTRHAADDWMPVGVPVSLVPSFSAETLPEADVHVATWFETVVPTLRAGRARTVVHFSQGYEAIYPWIAHRKAEIDEAYAQPVPKLLISAHLVGLFEGRFPGPFHVLPQAIRAADYAPGDPERDRPRQPPAIGIVGPFEALNKGIRVGLEAVSRLRDGGRPLRLHRASQMPLTDEERALLPCDVYAFRASVAEMVAWYHSSDVLVHPSFEAEGFPLPPLEAMAAGVPVVLTDIPSYAPIPADAAPRVPPGDAAAITREVGLLLHEPGLWVARRRRGIEVAATFSLARAIDALESALSAIVKG, from the coding sequence ATGAAGGTCGTCTACGTCGTCGAGAGCCTCGAGATGTCGGGAGGCGTCAAGGTCATCGTCGAGCACGCGGAAGAGCTCTCGCGCCGCGGGCACGACGTCTCCATCGTCACCCGTCACGCGGCCGACGACTGGATGCCCGTCGGCGTCCCGGTGAGCCTCGTTCCCTCGTTCTCGGCAGAGACGCTCCCGGAGGCGGACGTCCACGTTGCGACCTGGTTCGAAACGGTGGTCCCGACGCTCCGGGCCGGCCGCGCCCGGACCGTCGTCCACTTCAGCCAGGGCTACGAAGCGATCTACCCCTGGATCGCGCACCGGAAGGCTGAGATCGACGAGGCCTACGCGCAGCCGGTGCCGAAGCTCCTCATCTCGGCCCACCTCGTCGGGCTCTTCGAGGGGCGATTCCCCGGGCCGTTCCACGTCCTGCCGCAGGCGATCCGCGCGGCGGACTACGCCCCGGGAGACCCCGAACGCGACCGCCCGCGGCAGCCCCCGGCGATCGGCATCGTCGGCCCCTTCGAGGCGCTCAACAAGGGGATCCGGGTCGGCCTCGAGGCCGTCTCCCGGCTGCGGGATGGGGGCCGGCCCCTGCGGCTGCACCGCGCGAGCCAGATGCCGCTCACCGACGAGGAGCGGGCGCTCCTGCCCTGCGACGTCTACGCCTTCCGCGCGTCCGTCGCGGAGATGGTCGCGTGGTACCACTCCTCGGACGTCCTCGTCCACCCCTCGTTCGAGGCGGAGGGCTTCCCGCTTCCGCCTCTCGAGGCGATGGCCGCGGGCGTGCCCGTCGTCCTGACGGACATCCCGTCCTACGCGCCCATACCGGCCGACGCGGCGCCCCGCGTCCCTCCGGGCGACGCCGCTGCGATCACGCGCGAGGTGGGCCTGCTCCTTCACGAACCGGGTCTCTGGGTGGCCCGCAGGCGGCGCGGGATCGAGGTCGCCGCGACGTTCTCGCTCGCCCGCGCGATCGACGCGCTCGAGTCGGCGCTCTCGGCGATCGTGAAGGGGTGA
- a CDS encoding carbamoyltransferase — protein MPKRILGLSAYYHDSAAALVVDGEIVAAAQEERFTRRKHDAGFPGHAAHWCLKEGGVEVSSLDAVAFYDKPLLKFERLFETYLDFAPRGFRSFLKAMPLWMREKLWMKDRIREDLRFEGEILFAEHHESHAASAFFPSPYEEAAVLTMDGVGEWATSSIGHGKGASLDMLLELRFPHSVGLLYSAFTYFCGFKVNSGEYKLMGLAPYGEPRFADVIRREVVEVHDDGSIRLDLDTLEFAHGLTMTGRAFERLFGGPARAAESLLTQREMDLAASVQAVTEEIVLKMARHAKELTGAKHLCLAGGVALNCVANGALARAGLFEDLFVQPAAGDAGGAVGAALAVWHRRMGGPRSSPEKLGTWSSPAGGGGLAPYADGMKGAFLGPAFPSEEIAAWLRGKGLPFRTVPLEELPDVVAALLAEEKVVGLLQGRMEFGPRALGGRSILGDPRSPKMQSVMNLKIKFRESFRPFAPSVLREDVSEWFELDGDSPYMLLTADVRKELRREMTPAERALWGIEKLNVPRSGIPAVTHVDYSARLQTVRREANPLYHAILSAFKARTGCPVVVNTSFNVRGEPIVCTPEDAWRCFMRTAMDALVLENHVLLREEQPEFVETEEWRASFTLD, from the coding sequence GTGCCGAAACGCATCCTCGGCCTCTCGGCCTATTACCACGACTCCGCCGCGGCACTCGTCGTCGACGGCGAGATCGTGGCGGCCGCCCAGGAAGAGCGGTTCACGCGCAGGAAGCACGACGCCGGGTTTCCGGGGCACGCGGCCCACTGGTGCCTGAAGGAGGGGGGCGTCGAGGTCTCCTCCCTCGACGCCGTCGCCTTCTACGACAAGCCGCTCCTGAAGTTCGAGCGACTGTTCGAGACGTACCTCGACTTCGCGCCGCGCGGTTTCCGCTCCTTCCTGAAGGCGATGCCGCTCTGGATGCGCGAGAAGCTCTGGATGAAGGACCGGATCCGCGAGGACCTCCGCTTCGAGGGGGAGATCCTCTTCGCCGAGCACCACGAGTCGCACGCGGCGTCGGCGTTCTTCCCGTCTCCCTACGAGGAGGCGGCCGTCCTGACGATGGACGGCGTCGGCGAGTGGGCGACCTCCTCGATCGGCCACGGGAAGGGCGCGTCGCTCGACATGCTCCTCGAGCTGCGCTTCCCCCACTCGGTCGGCCTCCTCTACTCGGCATTCACCTACTTCTGCGGGTTCAAGGTGAACAGCGGCGAGTACAAGCTCATGGGGCTCGCGCCGTACGGAGAGCCGCGGTTCGCCGACGTCATCCGGCGGGAGGTCGTCGAGGTGCACGACGACGGCTCGATCCGGCTCGACCTCGACACGCTCGAGTTCGCTCACGGTCTCACGATGACGGGACGGGCGTTCGAGCGCCTCTTCGGGGGGCCGGCGCGGGCCGCGGAGTCGCTCCTGACGCAGCGTGAGATGGACCTCGCGGCCTCCGTGCAGGCCGTCACCGAGGAGATCGTCCTGAAGATGGCCCGGCACGCGAAGGAGCTCACGGGCGCGAAGCATCTCTGTCTCGCCGGAGGCGTCGCGCTGAACTGCGTCGCGAACGGGGCGCTGGCGCGCGCGGGTCTCTTCGAAGACCTCTTCGTCCAGCCGGCTGCGGGGGACGCGGGAGGGGCCGTGGGCGCGGCGCTCGCCGTCTGGCACCGCAGGATGGGCGGGCCGCGGTCGAGCCCGGAGAAGCTCGGGACGTGGAGTTCCCCGGCGGGAGGAGGCGGCCTTGCGCCCTACGCCGACGGCATGAAGGGAGCGTTCCTCGGCCCCGCCTTCCCTTCGGAGGAGATCGCGGCCTGGCTGCGCGGGAAGGGCCTGCCGTTCCGGACCGTTCCGCTGGAGGAGCTGCCCGACGTCGTGGCCGCCCTGCTGGCCGAGGAGAAGGTCGTCGGCCTGCTGCAGGGTCGGATGGAGTTCGGGCCGCGCGCTCTCGGCGGGCGCAGCATCCTGGGCGACCCGCGCTCTCCGAAGATGCAGTCCGTGATGAACCTGAAGATCAAGTTCCGCGAGTCGTTCCGGCCCTTCGCCCCTTCGGTCCTTCGCGAAGACGTGTCCGAGTGGTTCGAGCTCGACGGCGACTCCCCCTACATGCTCCTGACGGCCGACGTGAGGAAGGAGCTGCGGCGCGAGATGACCCCGGCCGAGCGGGCGCTCTGGGGGATCGAGAAGCTGAACGTGCCGCGCTCGGGCATCCCCGCGGTGACGCACGTCGATTACTCGGCGCGGCTCCAGACGGTGCGGCGCGAGGCGAACCCGCTCTACCACGCGATCCTCTCCGCCTTCAAGGCGAGGACGGGCTGCCCGGTCGTGGTCAACACGTCGTTCAACGTGCGCGGCGAGCCGATCGTCTGCACGCCGGAAGACGCCTGGCGCTGCTTCATGCGTACGGCGATGGACGCCCTCGTCCTGGAGAACCACGTTCTCCTCCGCGAGGAGCAGCCCGAGTTCGTCGAGACGGAGGAGTGGCGGGCCTCCTTCACGCTCGACTGA
- a CDS encoding sxtJ, whose translation MDADRKFGLVVGGVLALLGLALVLAGSRLAGPVLGGAGALLLVLGFVAPGLLGPVHRGWMAVARTLGRVNTTLFLGLVFFLVLTPLGFALRLAGRDELARRRRRRTGWVPYPERNRDPRHFEKMF comes from the coding sequence ATGGACGCAGACAGGAAATTCGGACTCGTCGTCGGGGGAGTGCTGGCCCTGCTGGGCCTCGCGCTCGTCCTCGCAGGCTCGCGGCTCGCGGGGCCCGTGCTGGGTGGCGCGGGAGCGCTGCTGCTCGTCCTCGGCTTCGTCGCCCCGGGACTCCTCGGTCCCGTCCACCGGGGGTGGATGGCCGTCGCCCGGACGCTCGGACGGGTGAACACGACCCTCTTCCTCGGTCTCGTCTTCTTCCTCGTCCTGACGCCGCTCGGCTTCGCCCTCCGGCTCGCGGGCCGCGACGAGCTCGCGCGCCGGCGGCGGCGCCGGACCGGCTGGGTCCCCTACCCCGAACGCAACCGCGACCCGCGCCACTTCGAGAAGATGTTCTGA
- a CDS encoding class I SAM-dependent methyltransferase, whose amino-acid sequence MSATPTLPASPSSDARRAGFRSRDAIRAALSRSGVSSAGVEVDVTEPEAALPVAGLARALVEASARPSVRLVPGGGFPGAPFPAGETYVTSWELQLLDEERAAGPAQSAPWSAEAPVTVHGRHGDGFAESFRPWLVHSFSGRKGHARPEVLALVPASARAVLDVGCGEGALGASLEALGARVTGIELDARAARVAARRLTRVLALPAEEAVELLDARPDAIVLADVLEHLANPAAVLGALRAALAPGGLLVFSVPNATHASVLGGAFRGRWDRELEGIVADDHRTYAGRAGWVSLLGSCGFRVTSCTAAAARTARSGEDREAFLASTRLTADDLDAVQWLGTAELAAPGTPGEGRIAVEAEGPLGEEDPIGAVASRAGSGEIVLAAGNPVRAGLVETLLGGGLVTGEDAIALLSGWTPSGLESRFEGSGLSVRVAPSSEEPLPRAVQRVVDERRAAILPTDEAALGAARWAVTFGPAVS is encoded by the coding sequence ATGTCCGCGACGCCGACCCTGCCCGCCTCGCCGTCCTCCGACGCCCGCCGTGCGGGGTTCCGATCGAGGGATGCGATCCGCGCGGCTCTCTCCCGGTCCGGCGTCTCGTCGGCGGGCGTCGAGGTCGACGTCACCGAGCCCGAAGCCGCCCTTCCGGTCGCGGGCCTCGCCCGCGCCCTCGTCGAGGCCTCGGCCCGGCCGTCCGTGCGACTCGTCCCGGGTGGAGGCTTTCCCGGCGCACCGTTTCCCGCCGGGGAGACCTACGTCACCTCTTGGGAGCTGCAGCTCCTCGACGAGGAACGGGCCGCGGGCCCGGCGCAATCGGCACCCTGGTCCGCCGAAGCGCCCGTCACGGTGCACGGGCGTCACGGAGACGGATTCGCGGAGTCTTTCCGGCCGTGGCTCGTCCATTCCTTCTCGGGGCGAAAGGGACACGCGCGCCCCGAGGTCCTCGCGCTCGTCCCCGCCTCGGCGCGGGCCGTCCTCGACGTCGGCTGCGGTGAAGGGGCGCTCGGCGCGAGCCTCGAGGCGCTCGGCGCGCGTGTCACCGGGATCGAGCTGGACGCCCGCGCGGCCCGCGTCGCCGCCCGCCGGCTCACGCGCGTCCTCGCCCTGCCGGCCGAGGAGGCCGTCGAGCTTCTCGACGCCCGTCCCGACGCGATCGTCCTGGCCGACGTCCTCGAGCACCTCGCCAACCCGGCCGCCGTCCTTGGCGCCCTGCGCGCGGCCCTCGCGCCCGGGGGGCTCCTCGTCTTCTCCGTCCCGAACGCCACGCACGCCTCGGTCCTCGGCGGAGCGTTCCGCGGCCGCTGGGACCGCGAGCTGGAGGGGATCGTGGCGGACGACCACCGCACCTACGCGGGACGGGCGGGCTGGGTTTCCCTCCTGGGGTCGTGCGGCTTCCGCGTGACCTCCTGCACCGCCGCGGCGGCGCGGACGGCACGCTCCGGCGAGGACCGCGAGGCGTTCCTCGCCTCGACCCGCCTGACGGCGGACGATCTCGACGCCGTGCAGTGGCTCGGGACCGCGGAGCTCGCGGCTCCCGGCACCCCGGGAGAGGGGCGCATCGCGGTGGAAGCCGAAGGACCTCTCGGCGAGGAGGACCCGATCGGCGCGGTCGCCTCGCGAGCCGGGTCGGGAGAGATCGTCCTCGCCGCCGGGAACCCCGTTCGCGCGGGTCTCGTCGAAACGCTCCTCGGGGGAGGCCTGGTCACGGGCGAGGACGCGATCGCGCTCCTGTCCGGCTGGACCCCGTCGGGCCTGGAAAGCCGGTTCGAGGGGAGCGGTCTCTCCGTTCGGGTCGCGCCGTCCTCGGAAGAGCCGCTTCCGCGTGCCGTTCAGCGGGTCGTCGACGAGCGGCGAGCGGCGATTCTTCCGACGGACGAGGCGGCGCTCGGGGCCGCCCGCTGGGCCGTGACGTTCGGTCCGGCCGTTTCCTGA
- a CDS encoding 6-phosphofructokinase: MTNSPQKNLAILVGGGPAPGINSVISAATIRAQLEGVTVLGIRDGFQWLMQGNIEHVHPLTIDEVSRIHFRGGSHIGIARANPTKDPQLLENAVISLLRLNVSRLITIGGDDTAFSSMKLAEKAEGRIAVVHVPKTIDNDLDLPPDVDTFGFQTARHVGVEIVKNLMVDARTTSRWYFVIAMGRKAGHLALGIGKAAGATLTLIPEEFQGQKVRFRAIVDTLVGAILKRLSYGRRDGVAIIAEGLVLELDPEELKGLAEAERDAHGHLRIADVNIGEILKMAVQEELKRLGVKATVTDKNIGYELRCADPVPFDLEYTRDLGYCAAKYILSGGTGAMVSMQGGNFVPIPFAEMIDPQTGRTKVRMVDVHSTRYAIARRYMIRLRKDDFEDPHELARFAATCGLSLADFRDRFGYLVENELPPIVLVPSGHRDETGPGSASYFEGETL, encoded by the coding sequence ATGACCAACAGCCCGCAGAAGAACCTGGCCATTCTCGTCGGCGGAGGACCGGCCCCGGGCATCAACAGCGTCATCAGCGCGGCGACGATCCGCGCGCAGCTCGAAGGCGTCACCGTCCTCGGCATCCGCGACGGATTCCAGTGGCTCATGCAGGGAAACATCGAGCACGTTCACCCGCTCACGATCGACGAGGTGAGCCGGATCCACTTCCGCGGCGGCTCGCACATCGGCATCGCCCGCGCGAACCCGACGAAGGACCCGCAGCTCCTCGAGAACGCCGTCATCTCGCTCCTGCGCCTCAACGTCTCGCGCCTCATCACGATCGGGGGCGACGACACCGCGTTCTCCTCGATGAAGCTCGCGGAGAAGGCCGAGGGCCGGATCGCCGTCGTCCACGTCCCGAAGACGATCGACAACGACCTCGACCTGCCGCCCGACGTCGACACGTTCGGCTTCCAGACGGCGCGCCACGTCGGCGTCGAGATCGTCAAGAACCTGATGGTCGACGCGCGGACGACGTCACGCTGGTACTTCGTCATCGCGATGGGGCGCAAGGCCGGTCACCTCGCGCTCGGGATCGGGAAGGCCGCCGGCGCGACGCTCACGCTGATCCCCGAGGAGTTCCAGGGGCAGAAGGTCCGGTTCCGCGCGATCGTCGACACGCTCGTCGGCGCGATCCTGAAGCGGCTCAGCTACGGGCGCCGGGACGGCGTGGCGATCATCGCGGAAGGGCTCGTCCTCGAGCTCGACCCCGAGGAGCTCAAGGGGCTCGCCGAGGCCGAGCGCGACGCCCACGGACACCTGCGCATCGCCGACGTGAACATCGGCGAGATCCTGAAGATGGCCGTCCAGGAAGAGCTGAAGAGGCTCGGCGTGAAGGCGACCGTCACCGACAAGAACATCGGCTACGAGCTGCGCTGCGCCGACCCCGTCCCCTTCGACCTCGAGTACACCCGCGACCTCGGCTACTGCGCGGCGAAGTACATCCTCTCCGGGGGAACGGGGGCGATGGTGTCGATGCAGGGAGGGAACTTCGTCCCGATCCCCTTCGCCGAGATGATCGACCCGCAGACGGGCCGGACGAAGGTGCGGATGGTCGACGTCCACTCGACCCGCTACGCCATCGCGCGCCGCTACATGATCCGCCTCCGCAAGGACGACTTCGAGGACCCGCACGAGCTCGCGCGATTCGCGGCGACGTGCGGCCTGTCGCTCGCCGACTTCCGCGACCGCTTCGGCTACCTCGTCGAGAACGAGCTCCCGCCGATCGTCCTCGTTCCGTCCGGCCACCGCGACGAGACCGGCCCGGGGAGCGCGTCGTACTTCGAGGGGGAGACGCTGTAG
- a CDS encoding 6-phosphofructokinase: MASEKPRRVAILTSGGDAPGMNAVVRAAVRAALEKGLEIFAVEEGFQGLVDGGSRIRRMGWNDVGGILAKGGTVIGTARCPAFRTREGRLAAARNVARERIDALIVVGGDGSLTGADLFRREWPGLLKELAAKGELAPETAKAAAPLALVGLVGSIDNDMAGTDMTIGADTALHRVVEAVDALVSTAASHQRTFVVEVMGRNCGYLALMSALATGAGWVFIPEAPPDGDDWEEKLCAVLTEGRKAGRRHSTVILAEGAIDRQGRPIEAERIRRLLEERLGTETRTTVLGHVQRGGAPSAFDRTMGTLLGVAAVEEVLRYGPDDVPCLIGLRENRIARVPLMENVDKARAVGEAIRSGDFDRAMELRGTGFRNAFRILKTLVRAFPHGPRDGQRRRRFLVLHAGAPAPGMNTAIRAAVRLLVDQGHVVLGARSGFEGLLAGHVEELDWMSVHGWVSAGGAELGTSRKVPSTEELGVLAGVLTAHQVEGILLVGGWAAYQAVFRMDAARGAHAPFRVPIVCVPAGIDNSLPGSELSIGADTALNAIVWAVDKIKQSAVAWRRTFVVEVMGRYCGYLAVMSGLATGAERVFTHEEGITMAGLEKDLESLVAGFRKGKRLALIIRNEHASPVFTTDFLRRLFEEEGKDLFDSRQAILGHLQQGGDPTPFDRIVATRSAARAVEVLLEESAKDDPAACYLGFQAGRLTTFPISGLPSKVEDAFERAKDPWWRAVEPVVRLLGQSGPGSAA, encoded by the coding sequence ATGGCGAGCGAGAAACCCCGGCGCGTGGCGATCCTGACGAGCGGTGGCGACGCCCCCGGGATGAACGCCGTCGTCCGGGCGGCGGTGCGCGCGGCGCTGGAGAAGGGGCTCGAGATCTTCGCGGTGGAGGAAGGGTTCCAGGGGCTCGTGGACGGCGGTTCGCGGATCCGGCGGATGGGATGGAACGACGTCGGCGGCATCCTCGCGAAGGGGGGAACCGTCATCGGCACCGCGCGATGCCCGGCGTTCCGCACGCGCGAGGGGAGGCTCGCCGCCGCCCGGAACGTGGCACGCGAGCGGATCGACGCGCTGATCGTCGTCGGTGGAGACGGCTCGTTGACGGGCGCCGACCTCTTCCGCAGGGAGTGGCCCGGCCTCCTCAAGGAGCTCGCGGCAAAGGGCGAGCTCGCGCCGGAGACGGCGAAGGCGGCCGCGCCGCTCGCGCTCGTCGGCCTCGTCGGGTCGATCGACAACGACATGGCCGGGACCGACATGACGATCGGTGCCGACACGGCGCTCCACCGGGTCGTGGAAGCGGTCGACGCGCTCGTCTCGACGGCCGCGAGCCACCAGCGGACCTTCGTCGTCGAGGTGATGGGCCGCAACTGCGGCTACCTCGCTCTCATGAGCGCCCTGGCGACGGGTGCCGGGTGGGTCTTCATCCCCGAGGCGCCGCCCGACGGCGACGACTGGGAAGAGAAGCTCTGCGCGGTCCTGACGGAGGGACGGAAGGCGGGACGCCGGCACTCGACCGTGATCCTCGCGGAGGGGGCCATCGACCGGCAGGGAAGGCCGATCGAGGCGGAGCGGATCCGCAGGCTCCTCGAGGAGAGGCTCGGGACCGAGACCCGGACGACCGTCCTCGGCCACGTCCAGCGCGGAGGGGCGCCGAGCGCCTTCGACCGGACCATGGGGACCCTCCTCGGCGTGGCGGCGGTGGAGGAGGTCCTGCGTTACGGCCCGGACGACGTACCGTGTCTCATCGGCCTGCGGGAGAACCGCATCGCCCGCGTGCCCCTGATGGAGAACGTCGACAAGGCGCGCGCGGTGGGCGAGGCGATCCGGTCGGGCGACTTCGACCGGGCCATGGAGCTGCGGGGCACGGGGTTCCGCAACGCCTTCCGCATCCTGAAGACGCTCGTCCGCGCCTTCCCGCACGGCCCCCGCGACGGGCAGCGCCGGCGGCGCTTCCTCGTCCTCCACGCGGGCGCCCCGGCCCCCGGCATGAACACCGCGATCCGCGCGGCGGTGCGCCTCCTCGTCGACCAGGGGCACGTCGTCCTCGGCGCCCGGAGCGGCTTCGAGGGGCTCCTCGCGGGCCACGTCGAGGAGCTCGACTGGATGAGCGTCCACGGCTGGGTCTCCGCGGGCGGGGCCGAGCTCGGGACGAGCCGGAAGGTCCCCTCGACGGAGGAGCTCGGCGTTCTGGCCGGGGTCCTCACCGCTCACCAGGTCGAGGGGATCCTCCTCGTCGGTGGCTGGGCGGCCTACCAGGCGGTGTTCCGGATGGACGCCGCCCGAGGCGCTCACGCGCCCTTCCGCGTCCCGATCGTCTGCGTCCCGGCCGGCATCGACAACAGCCTCCCCGGCTCGGAGCTCTCCATCGGCGCCGACACCGCGCTGAACGCGATCGTCTGGGCGGTCGACAAGATCAAGCAGTCGGCCGTGGCCTGGCGGCGCACGTTCGTCGTCGAGGTGATGGGGCGCTACTGCGGCTACCTCGCCGTCATGTCGGGCCTGGCGACGGGGGCCGAGCGGGTCTTCACGCACGAGGAGGGGATCACGATGGCGGGCCTCGAGAAGGACCTCGAAAGCCTCGTCGCGGGCTTCCGGAAAGGGAAGCGCCTCGCGCTGATCATCCGGAACGAGCACGCCAGCCCCGTCTTCACGACGGACTTCCTGCGGCGCCTCTTCGAGGAGGAAGGCAAGGACCTGTTCGACTCCCGTCAGGCGATCCTCGGTCACCTGCAGCAGGGTGGCGATCCGACGCCGTTCGACCGGATCGTGGCGACCCGGTCGGCGGCCCGCGCCGTGGAGGTCCTCCTCGAAGAGAGCGCCAAGGACGACCCGGCGGCCTGCTACCTCGGGTTCCAGGCGGGGAGGCTGACGACATTTCCGATCTCGGGCCTCCCCTCGAAGGTGGAGGACGCGTTCGAGAGGGCGAAGGACCCCTGGTGGCGCGCCGTCGAGCCGGTCGTCCGCCTGCTGGGACAGTCCGGACCGGGCTCGGCCGCCTGA